The Setaria viridis chromosome 9, Setaria_viridis_v4.0, whole genome shotgun sequence sequence GATATTCCTTTCTTAACTGGCATTCCATTCCATAATTTGGCTTAAGTAGCCTTCCTACTTCTTTTGATATTATACTATTCCTTCCATAATATTCTCGTAgaaatatttttgttattttgttttgatacaTCATATGGTACTCAGTATTGAATTTAGTATttccttctatttcttttgcttCACTGAAAATTCTCCAATTATCATGATTATTTTTGGCACGTATTTCTTCATAATTGTACCATGTTTCTGAAGACCATATCGTAGGGAATTTATACGAaccttttataatatatatatcatgGCTTGCTGGTCTCAATGGTAGTGTAAATTTTGGTGGGTTAGaaaagtattttattttatattttccttGAACACACGCCAATCTTTTGCATGCTTCTTTAATAGCCTTTCCTAAATCAGATTGAAGTATTTCCTCCAATGTTCCATAAATATCTCGGACTAACCCATGATCAATGATAGTTTGTAAAGAAATATCTTCTCCTGTATGCCTTTGTatatttgtaaaatattttaGGTTTATATCAGCCTTAAGTATTATAAATTTATGATGAGGCTTAACAATTAACTTATCATCAAGATGAAGTAAAGGAAAGGTATTTATAGTAACTATTATTCCCAAATTCCTTTCTATACCTTGATATAGCCTCATGAAGTAATTTTGTATATCCTGAAATGTTTTATACTGTctttcagcatatttcttccATATTAGATCTATAATATCTTGTGTAAAATATGCCAGCACTTGTTCAGTCTTAAAACTTATCCTAGGGATAAGAAACTCGTGTGGAGTATTggttaaatatttattatttcttttatcATTTGAAGAATCCTCCTTCGGACTGATTTTATATTCCTCATATTTTGTATTGACTACATTCTTGTCACTTTGCTGTTCTACACATGATCTACATGCCTGTTTTATACATAAACTACAAGTAGCCCTTTTTCCTGGATCTTGATAATATCTACAAAATACACAATTTATATTAATGTCATCTCTTTTATGATCCCGAATTACTTGATCCATCATTTCTATTTTTAACCCTGCTAGTTCCTCAATTAAGTTTATCTCTTCATCACTCGATTCATCTTCTTCATTATATTCAATTTCATCTGTTTCTATTATTGAATatatagattcatcatccataaTATCATCATCACATACCAGAATATTTTCATTAACACTATCTATAATTAACaccttttcttgctcttcttgcttATTAGAATATCTCTTCTTATCTTTATTAGGACAAGTTTTACTTAAATGATCTGGAGAATTGCAAATAAAGCATCTACATGTACTATCATAATTTTTTCTAGGGTTATATCTTCTTACATTTCTCTTGTGAAGGAAAGGAGCTCTATTATCTGATCTCCTTAGGAaatatcttttctttgtttttacatttccctttttataatttttagggtatttcttatttctatatttctcttctccatatgtcaatggtatttgaactattttattacaaaagttgtaatctgattgcttcattgacctttgagcttgtatgcttgtgcatatttttcttAGTTGCTTAAAAACAAATGTTATAGCTTGAGAAATATTATATTCCCTTCCATTAGATTCCTTTTTATATTCTTCAAATATCATAGATCCCAAAGGATCTGGTAATTTATTAAAATATCTTTCAACTATACTCTTATTATAGCCTTGCTTAGCAGTTGTGGCGTTATACAAATAATGCTGAGAGaactcttttattcctttccaatttGTTAAAGTCAATTTCTCTATTTCCTTCAACCTTTCATTTTGTGAAGCAGTATAACCTAATTCTGGATCTTCATCTATAACAATACTTGATATGATATTTGCAAAATTATAAGGGTTGCTACCAGCTCTTTTTAATTCTTCATAATAATGAGGATAAGTTTCTACCCATTGTTCCCATAGAACTTTAACTGATTCTCCTAAGAATGTTTCTAAATATGTAATCATATCTTCTACTCTACTCCcaatattatgctgattttgtatatatttttcgACTATTAAGCTTTTCCATATGCTTATAATATTTGGCCAATCAATAGGATCATGTGCTGCTAAATTTAATATTGCACCATCACTTCTATAATTCTGAAATTGCACAGTCCTTTCAAACTCTCTTCTTTTTGAACCCATATGCTTATATTGTCCAGGTATATAAGTATATGTAGGTTCTTCCTTTTCTGGTGGCCAATTGCCTGGTTTTCTAGATGGTCTATCCGTTTCTCCTTCAATTTTTATATCTCTCTCTTGTTCTCGTCTTCTTTTAGATGGACTAGGATCTATATCCATGGCTTCTATAGCAGTATCTTTATTGTATAATTCTTCACTTCTTAAAGAAAGAATATGTGATTCTGACTTACTACTATGTATTTCTATtatatcttcatcctcttcttcataaCTTTCTAATAAAATTTTATTATTGATCTCCCATTGTTCTTCTTCACTTATAACAacctcctccttttcctttaCCAATTCTTTATTATTCTCTAAATCTTTCTGAATTTTACTATTTTTATCATTTACATGTTGTAAAGTAGGTTCATGTTTTATTATCGGCATGTTAATCTTTTTATTATTTaactctctttctttcttaattttattAAGTCTATATAATTCTCCTCTGAAATATAGCTCTTTTTCTCTAATAGCAGACCATTCACATATCATGGAGGTATTATATTCATCTTGAACATTACTTAGTTTTTTCTCATAGTGTTTTATTTCATTATCAATATCTAATTTTTCCATGAATTCACATACACTATGTCTTCTAGCTTCTCCTATATTCGACTCAGAAGTTGaaacttctaaatcatctaaaCTTCTTTCTTTGTAATTAACAAACCTGATACTAGTTTTGCCTTTACTATTTTCATAGCTTACATAATCTTTAGGttgttttaaaatctttggttcTATTAAAGCACTTATATTCCATTCTTCACCTGCTCTTTCTTCAGAACTAATTTTTAAAGGACTCATGAATTTTATTCCCTTAGACTGCATACTTTCTATTACATTGTTTACATTTACCTTGTATTTAGTTGCACTTCTATTAGTTAACCTTCCTACAAATTCTATACTTACCAATAAATTTGTACCTTTAAAATCTTCATAGCCTTTGGTCTGAAACCCAATTGCTATTTTATCTATAAATTCTTTTATTGGCATTATTAAATCTGGAGCTATGTATGTTATTAACATATTTTCATTCATATCTCCTTCTAGGAAACCCAATGCTGCTTTATTCACTGAATCCCATCTTTTATCTAACAAGGTTATTAGAACTTTGGTTCCTAATTTCTTCCTAGTCATTCCTTTAATTCCTATGATATACATTCCTTGATGAATATATTTGTAGCCTGAATATTTTAGCCCGTTCTCAAATTGTTTACTAACAATTCTTAGCTGAACTGGTTCTGTTAGAACACTTAATTCTACTTCTCTAGATATTCTGTATagcccatttttattttcaaaccaGCCCATTTGATATATTTGCTGAGGTCTTATCTCTCTGATATCTTTCAAGATCTCTTTCTACATCTATCATTTCTTCTAAGTTTTCAATATCATCACATCCTCCTTTCAATCTATCCATAAAGCTTAAAGGCTTTATGTCTTTATTTATTAGTTGGAGAGACTTGTCTCTTCTAGAGAGACTTTCAGATATTtccatttttcagagtttaaTGATCTATTAAACTCGACTAATCCTGTTGATGATAGAACAGTTTCTTTGTTATGCTCAAAATTAGTATTATCAAATTTCTTATATAGGTGAGTTAtatcctttttaatataatcactaTTTTGAATGATTCTTCCTAGAGAATTTCTACTTTCTTCTGCTGCTTGCAAGATTAATTCTAGCTTATTATTCAAGGCTAAAATATTCTCTTCTAGATGCTTATGTTCTTTCTGtagtttttcaaattttaattctAAATCGTCTTGTCTTTTACCCCAAGATATATAGAAGTTATGTATTAAATCCACTAATAAATTGATCTGACCGTGTGAAGTATGCCAAGTATGATCTTCAGAGCTATTTATTCTGCaccttatatttatattttctttagtatTAACTGTCTTTCCGGTATTAACTTCTAGATTTAAATAGTGAAGTTTTTCAATCTTGACTAAATATAGAAAAACCCTCAAAAACACAAATTTTAACAacctcggctctgataccagtgcGGGAAATACACGGTCGAGGGCGAATGGAACGAGCGACTCCGAAAAATTTCGGATTTCAAaattcgagttactattcacagcactattcaaattcggcgaacactattcaaattcgcggcactatttaaattcaactcactattcaaattcgggaatatgaacagtgcccgagcactcaccgggagtgggtggagcacctatgggtggcggcactattcagccactattcactcactattgcgcactattgagctactattcggggtTGCTTTCgggggatacgagcacgcgcgggtgcgtgattaggtatattccttaattaagcctattctcaggatctttgcgggttggcgagaccgaaggTTCAGCCGGACGTGCTGCTAtacttgtgacagtcctactcggtactcaccgcatgcctcgctggctcgcttcagaaccaggccagcccggacTGCACCCTCACTATATATATACTCCATAGCCGGCTATAGAATAGGCTATTCCGTAGCCAGGCCACCTGTCACCCTCTGATTAGTCACAGGAGACCCGCTAGGCCCACGCATTGCAGCCGATCTGGACTGTAGCCGAGCTCAGGGAGTGAGCGAGCCGAGCATCCAGGGAGCTTTCATTATGTAATTAGCGTCAGGTTTACAGCTAGGACGTAATTAGCGTCAAGTTTACAGCTAGGACGTAATTAGCGCCAGGTTTACAGCTAGAGTTATTACGTTCCGATGTGATCGAGATTTCAGCCAGATTCTCGTAATCAAAATAGCTCCGTCCAGAACTCGTGCAACGTACACGCAGATTACGAGAATACATGACTGGTATTCTATAGAGAAAACACAACTCATTTACGAGAATGGCGTAGGCCACAAAATGGCGTGATCAAGTTACTACAAAGCAATACCCAGTTAACGTAGAATTACCACAATGGTGTCAAGTATTTACAACAAAGACATTTACAGCAATGGCATAAAAGTTAACGTAAAATGGTGTCCAGTTTACTAGAATCCAATACACCAGATAGAATTACGACTATGCCTTCAGTAACGGCCTCACAAAATCACAGGCAAGTGGCAAGTGTACTGTCATATACTGAGATGTAACTCGTTCACTTTGCTTCTGCCTTCCTGAATCACCTGGGAGCAAATTTCATTTTCCCAGCCTTACTGATGGGGTGGTATAGCAGGTAAACAACATTTCCAGAATTTGAGAAAATCATTTATTTGGAGCTTCTCTCGTTTTGTTGCAGCTAGCTGGCCACAGATATTGAATTCAGATTTCAACCGTGCCTATTAGCTGCTCCTTAGTGAGCGCATCTTGCCCAGGACTTGGCAGAAGGCCTCATCACCTGAAAACTTCATAATAACGAGGAGAATAGTTAAAAAGTACGTTCATTTCACATCTGTAACAAGTGTTTAGATGGCTAATAGCATATATGCATGCAGATTAGGCATAAACCAATTTACCACTGGCAAGGGTCAACGAAGCTGCTAATCTAGAGCTAATCTGCTTCTAATCCAAAGGGAATCCGACTAAGTAAAGTGGATTTTTTTTGGGTGGCTCACCACGCACCATGGAAAAGCGCTAAAAAAATTGGACGAACAGTGAGCAAATAAGCGCACAAGCACCAATGAACCATATATATAGTAACACAACAAAATTGAACGTAAATTACTGACTGTGGCAGGTGATTTACCACAGGTGCCAGGGCACAAATAATGACAGCGATACAAAAGTCAGCATAATTGAATTGGTGTGTCTGAGAACAAAAAACATTGCTTTCAGAAAAAGTGTTGGGTACACACTGATTTCAGAAAAAAGAAGTATTTACTTTGACTACAACCATCAGCAAAGATCAAGATCGAGCTGACTCATGTCCAGCAGGGAGCTTCTAGATTCTGTTCACGGGGTGGTAAGGGTTCAGAGCATAGTGCAACTACAGAACTGCTAGGCTAGGGGGAAAAATCAACACTTCAGTGCATCTTGTCCCACATGATTACAGATTACTGCAAAGTATTTACCAAAATAGCGTCATCCATTTACCTCAAACTAGTTACGAGAATAACGTCTACGATTTACCTCAGTATGTACTAGAATACTATCATCGGTTTACCACAAAGTGTTTACCAGAAAAGCGTCACCGATTTACCACAAAGTATTTACCAGTAGCGTCAATAATACCACAACGGTATTTACCATAATAGCTTCATATATTTACCACAGAGTTATTTTGAAATTCTTTCGTTTATAATCAGGGTCCATATAAAGGAAAAATTACTTTAAGAATAGTCTCTTACACagttcaaagtcaaacaatATAGCACTCCTAATCCAGCTTGGCATGTACTCTGCTTACCCGTGCTCTGCATGTACTGGTTTTCAGCTTGGCTGGGGCATTTACGCAAACAGAGAGCGTGCGTCATCTCTCATCCTGGTGTAAGTTGCACTCTGGTGATTAAAAATTGCCAGTGATCTGAAACAATTTGGGGGAAATTGATGCTCAATCCAATAGCACTCCCAATCCCTTGTCGGTAATCAGATCGACGGAAAAACACAATACAAATAGATGCACAGTAAAACAATAAATCGAATCCAAAGGGATTCATCTCCTAAACCAGAGGGAATTCACTCGAGATTGAATGTGTAGGCATATCTTTGTGGGTGCTCACCTCAGGATCCTGTCTCCGAGATCCAAGGGTACATCGATGACGCACTGGCCGGGAAGCTTGGGCTCCGTGCGCTTCACGGCGACCGTCGCGAAGAGAGTGGCAGGTAGCCGCCGAGGCGACGCAGAGCCAGCATGCCGCTGAGCCGCCGCTAgggtcgccgcccgccggatcACCGCTGCTCCCGCTGACGAGGGGAGCGCCTCCACTGcctctcatatatatatatatatatatatatatatatatatatatatatatatatatatatagatagatagatagatagatagatagatagatagatagatagatagatacacGCCCGTCCGAGCGCCCCTCCCGGCTCCCGCAACCGAGCCACCCTCGCACGCGCTTCAGGTCCGGGTATTTTTTTTCATCCGCCTCTACAAGAGCGGCCGCATCGAGCGCCTCATGATCGACCCCGCCAACGACGTCTCCGTCCGCCTCTAcctgccaccggcggcggccggcggcaagcTGCCCGTGGTCATGtacttccacggcggcggcttcatGGTTGAGTCGGCCGCCTCCGTTAGGTACCACCGATACCTCAACACGCtcgcggcgcgcgccggcgccgtcgcggtGGACGACCAGAGGCTGTCCTCGGCgtccgcggtggcgccgccgctggcgctgcTGCCGACTGCGCGCTTGCTGGTGGCCGTGGCAGGGGTTGACTTCCTGGCGACGAAGGGGCGCGCGTACCACGCGGCGTTGCTGGCCTGCGGGTggcgcggcgaggccgagctggaggaCACGCCCGGGGTGGACCACGTCTTCCACCTCATGCGGCCGGGGACGGAGGCGGCCGAGAAGCTGATGGATCGTGTGGTGGCTTTCATAGCTCGTGCTTGATGGCAAAAGGACGCACTAAATGGCAAGCCTTCTGATTATTTGGAAATTCTATAAAATAGAATTGtaaaaattgcaaaatttgCTCCATAGAACATTCATTGCTTTTTGTTAGTAGACACTACATAACAGAATTTAAAAAATTTACAAATTTCAGTACATAGAACATGCTATGTCTTGGTTTGTAGATACTTTAGAAAATGAATGTAAATATTACAAATTTCACTCCAGAATATCACATGCTCACAATATTTACAAATTTCACACCAAAACAAACGTTTACACTCTGAAACGAAAACAAAATTCTAGACTAAAGGCCATAGAAGCAGGTCCTCTTGGAACAGCAGGTCCCTCGTGGAACAGGCCAGCTCCGAGCGCAATCACAGATGTATCCAACTTACTGTCACCCCGAAGTTCTTGTATGTCTCAACCGACAAAACTTCAACTATTAGAAATATAACATAGAGTTGCATTCGTTGTCAGAAATACATAAGTATGCATTATGCAAAATCATCTCTATCTCCCGAAATGAAGCAAGGGAAACCATAAAAACACCATTTATGTGCAACAACACAAGTTTGATTACAAATGTTATCATGTCTAACTGGGGCAAAAAACCTAGTTAACCATAAACACCTAATTTTTTAAAGCCAAACTGGCTTGTCACAAATATTCATGTTTGTCACAAACAGTGCTGTCTATATTAAAAAATCAGATATTGAAAGTTCAGAATACATAATCAATATATCAATGGTCTTGCAGCAAGCAAAGGGGCATGCATAATCAGATAGTGAAATTCACAATACATAATCATGCATATGGACAGCAATGTTCATCATATCTGGGATATATAAGCATATAACCACCAATTTGCAACACAATCACTTGTACTAAGAGAGCCATAAAATGTATTAATAAGAAACCTAAAATCTGAAATATCAGCACCTACATACATGTAGATAAAGATGGATGTATTGATACCGCAAATTAGGCCCAAAGTTTAATTGTGCAATTTAAGAGGATCTACTTACAGgatttcaagaaaaaaattgtAGTTCACTCAGAAAACCATGTAATTGAAATACATGTGAAAGGCAATCTATCTGCCAAACCAACAAAAAAATCCTAATCGTTGAACTAGTAATCAACAAAGGAACTCATAGGTTTTTAACATTAGAATCAATCTGCCACTGTCGAAAAGAACTCATAGGTTTTTAATCCAACCAGCAGGGGCATTAACTCAAATACGAAGTGTGCATCAGCATCATCAGTAGTTTCTCAGTCAAAAATAGAACACAACATGCAAGAAGTGTTTGTGGTCAGCGCAGTCACCTGACTGCCTCGACCACGGGGCTATGGCGCCGTGGAGAATTAGGAGGCCAGCTATTGCAGTATGCGGACACCATAGCCCCGTGGCCGAGGCGGTCAGGGTACTGAGTATGCTGAATATGAATGTTTCAGAAACACGTCATGGGGTTGCTAAATCTGAGTTCCTTTcatccacacatgtcagccctGATAATTTTTTAAGATACAATAATGTTCAACATTCCTGAGTATATCGACTAGAGGGCTAACGATTAATTCTTATAGTTAGTTTGTAAAAGTGGAGTTTGGGTTAGCAATTAGTTAATGATAAAATGGCAGTGAGATGCAAGCTAATCACCATAGAAATCTGTAATTGGACAACATTTTAATGACCAAACCACACCATCCCTCACAGAATGAATTAAAAAATCATCCCCCTTCCTCAATCAATAGATCGATAAACAAATCAATGCTGTCAGCAACCAATGTTGTCATATGACACAAGAATCAGATACTCTCCAATCTTATGCACTTGGGCATAAGATTGGAGAGTATCACCTTATGTTCAGGTAaaaaattaaacaataatttgcACTTGGGCATCACCTTATGCATCTCAAGAATTTGAATAGAAGTAATCTATGAGCAAACAATCTGATCATAGATGATTTTGCTGGAATTACATGTAAAATTTTAAAGTTATATGTCTCAACGTGTATTCATTTTGAGTTTTTGACGAATAAAAGCAGTCCAAATGACAATCTGCATGTACAAAACCTATTCGACTGCTGCACAATTCTCTAAGTTCTTAGGGAAACAGCAAAACAAAGAATACCTAGACCTGCCTCTGCAAGTAGACTGTAGAGAATGCCATGAAACTGCTGATACATCGAGGTCAAGGGATCAATAATTTTTCAGAATGCAGAAATGTACATAACCTAAGCAAAGATTAACCAACTGAAGCTAAATTACAGTCATATTCCCATCTGGTTCAGGTGGTCAACACAAAATTTGTTCTCTGCTTTTAATTTGTACATACCTGCGTGAATTTGTCAGTGAAGAGGGAATGGGAGGTCACAACTGTCGCACCGGTAAACATCACCGTTCTTATAGCACAAGTAACCAGTGCAGCAATTACGCTAAACCGATCCAGAGCGGATCTCTCTGCTGCGCTTGTCATGCCCTGCCGTTCGCTGCTCTGGACCTCTTGGGGAACGATGGTTGTGAATCTGGAGAGCGGGGGTGGAGCTGCGGAACGGAAGGCTCGACCTGGTGGGCAGTGCAGGTGGCCGGTGGCCGGGCCatggcgcggacggcggcggcggcgcttcggcCACGGGTAGGATGGTGCAGAGGGGCGGGCGGATGGGCTGGATCGGCTCGGCTTGGCCGAATCGGCACAGCCGGGAGGGGTGTGTCGGGACGGCAGGACGGCCAGCTCGGCCtgccggcggcgctgcgcggGGCCGAGGTGGGCCGCGACACACGGGCGCATGGGAGCGGGTACGGGATGGGGCTCCGGCGGTGGGGTCGGGCAGCCGGGTGCGCGcaagagagggggggggggggcacgcGGGTTCTCACCGGTGGCGGGCGAACGACGATGGGAGGCCGGCCGGAGTTTGGAGAAGACGACGGTGGAGACGGCGTTCCAGCGACGATCTTGCGAAAGCTGCTCTGGACCTCTTCCGCAACCGGTCCACGAGCTATTGCGGGCGTCCCCAGCTTGCGAAGGACGGTGGCCAATCTGGACGGTCAGGCGGAGCTGTAGAAGCCTCCTCACCAGCGGAAAATGCGCGGGATGGGTTGGGataggcggcggcgccgtcgccggcgctggCTGAGTCAAGGAAAGCAAACGACGCATGGATAGAGACGCGGCCGCAAAACTGCCGATTCCGTCCATGCGAGCTAAGAGGCTGTTTGGAAACCGGCgttaaagtttaacagggtGGACGTTAAAGTCTAACAGAATGTTAAAGGTCTGTTTGGAAGGCGTGTCAAAGTTTAATATCCcatttttaacactttttaacacaTCCTCTATCCAAATACATGTGTTAAAAGAgtagtgttaaagtttaatacctcttttttcataaacacatggatggggtgttaaaacttgctaaatgtgttaaaagtggtcccctccccacttattccctggttgcccccctctctctcctaccCGCCGCCAGCGCATCCTCTCTCCCGCATCTGTTCCCCATCCTCCCCTCccgcatcgcttcctccgcccccgccgccatctcctcccgccggccatcCACCCCGCCCGCAGGTCATCCCCTCCCGCCATCCCCTCTCCCCGTTATCTTCCTCCCGTCGATTTGGATATCCAGAGTCAACTAGGTAAAATTTGCAATGAAGACAATTTCATGAGGTTAATAAAGTTGGCACGATTTATTGTACAAATGAAAACAATACAAGTACA is a genomic window containing:
- the LOC117835486 gene encoding tuliposide A-converting enzyme 1, chloroplastic, whose protein sequence is MIDPANDVSVRLYLPPAAAGGKLPVVMYFHGGGFMVESAASVRYHRYLNTLAARAGAVAVDDQRLSSASAVAPPLALLPTARLLVAVAGVDFLATKGRAYHAALLACGWRGEAELEDTPGVDHVFHLMRPGTEAAEKLMDRVVAFIARA